Proteins encoded together in one Bacteroides ovatus window:
- a CDS encoding glycosyltransferase family protein: MKFLFIVQGEGRGHFTQAITLEEMLLRNGHEVVEVLVGKSSTRTLPGFFNRSIHAPVKRFISPNFLPTADNKRANLTKSFAYNLLRLPEYLRSMYYINQRIRETGAEVVINFYELLTGLTYALFRPSVPYICVGHQYLFLHRDFEFPDKNSCQLWMLRFFTRMTALRSSKKLALSFLEMEQDDMNQIVTVPPLIRQEVTAIRPEKGDYIHGYMVNSGFADSVESFHAKHPEVPLTFFWDRSDAEEVTRIDETLSFHQIDDVKFLNAMAGCKAYASTAGFESICEAMYLGKPVLMVPAHIEQDCNAYDAMKAGAGIISDSFDLQPLLRFAGEYTPNRHFVYWVRSCERRMIRELEKLAASHSEITSIPTFTNYLPI, from the coding sequence ATGAAATTTTTATTTATTGTTCAAGGTGAGGGGAGAGGGCATTTTACACAGGCAATCACTCTCGAAGAAATGTTATTGCGCAATGGGCATGAAGTAGTGGAAGTCTTAGTCGGGAAAAGCTCGACACGTACTTTGCCGGGATTTTTCAATCGGAGTATTCATGCACCGGTGAAGCGATTCATTAGTCCGAACTTTCTGCCTACGGCAGATAATAAACGGGCGAACCTGACGAAAAGCTTTGCATACAATTTATTAAGATTACCGGAGTATCTTCGTAGCATGTATTATATAAATCAGCGGATCAGGGAGACAGGGGCGGAAGTTGTCATCAACTTCTACGAGCTTTTAACCGGACTTACCTATGCACTCTTCCGTCCCTCCGTTCCGTATATTTGTGTTGGGCATCAGTATCTGTTTTTACATCGTGATTTCGAGTTTCCGGATAAAAATTCGTGCCAGTTATGGATGCTGCGTTTCTTTACCCGGATGACCGCTCTAAGATCTTCGAAGAAACTGGCTTTGTCTTTCCTGGAAATGGAACAGGATGATATGAATCAAATAGTGACCGTTCCTCCATTGATTCGTCAGGAAGTGACCGCTATCCGTCCGGAAAAGGGTGATTATATTCATGGATATATGGTTAATTCCGGGTTTGCTGATAGCGTGGAGAGTTTTCATGCGAAACATCCGGAAGTTCCTTTAACTTTTTTCTGGGATAGATCGGATGCTGAAGAGGTGACACGGATTGACGAAACATTGAGTTTCCATCAAATAGATGATGTGAAGTTTCTTAATGCTATGGCGGGTTGTAAGGCTTATGCCAGTACGGCAGGCTTCGAGTCTATTTGCGAAGCAATGTATCTTGGAAAACCTGTATTAATGGTTCCAGCACATATTGAACAAGACTGCAATGCCTATGATGCAATGAAAGCGGGGGCAGGAATAATCAGTGATTCCTTTGATTTGCAGCCGTTGCTTCGTTTTGCAGGAGAATATACTCCGAACCGTCATTTCGTTTATTGGGTTCGTAGCTGTGAACGTCGGATGATCCGTGAACTGGAGAAACTGGCAGCTTCACATTCAGAAATAACTTCAATACCAACATTCACTAATTATTTACCAATATGA
- a CDS encoding type II toxin-antitoxin system HicB family antitoxin → MKLNRTDYVLERASDGGYYAWLTVNMQCNAYGESPEEAVQNLQNIMNEMIDEMYMVEEFI, encoded by the coding sequence ATGAAACTAAACAGAACGGATTATGTGCTTGAACGCGCATCAGATGGTGGCTACTATGCCTGGTTGACTGTAAATATGCAATGTAATGCTTATGGGGAATCTCCTGAAGAAGCAGTTCAGAATTTACAGAATATAATGAATGAGATGATTGACGAGATGTATATGGTGGAAGAGTTTATATAA
- a CDS encoding S46 family peptidase produces MRKQILFVLFSLATLSIHADEGMWMLTDLKTQNAVSMRELGLEIPIEEVYNANGLSLKDAVVHFGGGCTGEVISSEGLVLTNHHCGYGAIQQHSNVEHDYLTDGFWAMNRDAELPTPGLTVTFIDRILDVTDYVNEQLKKDPDPDGVNYLSPSYLGNVAERFAKAENIEITPATKLELKAFYGGNKYYLFIKTVYSDIRMVGAPPSSIGKFGADTDNWMWPRHTGDFSLFRIYADKNGKPAEYSKDNVPLQVKKHLKISLAGVQEGDFTFVMGFPGRNWRYMIADEVEERMQTTNFMRQHVRGARQKVLMEQMLKDPAVRIHYASKYASSANYWKNAIGMNEGLIRLNVLDTKRAQQEELLARGREKGDDSYQKAFDEIRSIVSHRRDALYHQQAINEALVTALDFMRIPSTTELVTALKSKDKEQIKEAKLKLKKEGDKYFASVPFPDVERMVAKEMLKTYANYIPAEQRINIFEIINSRFKGSIDAFVDACFEQSIFGNPKNFEKFIKKPSLYKIGYDWMVLFKYSVTDGILKTAIAMKEANQNYDAAHKVWVKGMMDMRQEKGTPIYPDANSTLRLTYGQVLSYEPADGVVYDAHTTLKGVMEKEDQGNWEFVVPQKLKELYKSQDYGRYGKNGEMPVCFIVNTDNTGGNSGSPVFNSKGQLVGTAFDRNFEGLTGDIAFRPSSQRAACVDIRYTLFIIDKYAGASHIIDELSIE; encoded by the coding sequence ATGAGAAAACAAATCCTATTTGTCCTATTTTCACTGGCCACTCTTAGCATCCACGCCGACGAAGGCATGTGGATGCTAACCGATCTGAAAACCCAGAACGCAGTTTCCATGCGCGAACTTGGCCTCGAAATTCCGATAGAGGAAGTATACAACGCAAATGGTCTTTCTCTAAAAGACGCTGTTGTACACTTCGGAGGAGGATGTACGGGAGAAGTTATCTCTTCCGAAGGACTGGTACTGACTAACCATCACTGTGGTTATGGAGCTATCCAGCAACATAGTAATGTAGAACATGACTATCTGACAGATGGTTTCTGGGCTATGAACCGTGATGCGGAACTCCCTACTCCGGGATTAACCGTCACTTTTATCGACCGGATTCTCGATGTGACGGATTACGTCAACGAACAACTGAAAAAAGATCCGGACCCGGATGGTGTTAATTATCTATCTCCAAGTTATCTTGGCAACGTAGCAGAACGTTTTGCCAAAGCCGAGAATATAGAAATAACTCCTGCAACAAAGTTGGAGCTCAAGGCTTTTTATGGAGGAAACAAATATTATCTGTTCATCAAAACAGTATACAGTGATATTCGTATGGTAGGGGCTCCTCCTTCTTCCATCGGTAAATTCGGAGCTGATACCGACAACTGGATGTGGCCTCGTCACACAGGCGACTTTTCTCTCTTCCGTATTTACGCGGACAAGAATGGAAAACCGGCAGAATATTCTAAAGACAACGTTCCTCTGCAAGTGAAAAAACATCTGAAGATCAGCCTCGCCGGAGTTCAGGAAGGAGATTTCACCTTTGTCATGGGATTCCCCGGACGTAACTGGCGGTATATGATTGCCGACGAAGTGGAAGAACGGATGCAAACGACCAATTTCATGCGCCAGCATGTACGCGGAGCCCGTCAGAAAGTACTTATGGAGCAAATGCTGAAAGATCCGGCAGTGCGTATTCATTATGCAAGCAAATATGCTTCTTCGGCCAATTATTGGAAAAATGCAATCGGCATGAATGAAGGACTGATACGCCTCAATGTACTGGATACCAAACGTGCACAGCAAGAAGAACTATTAGCCCGCGGCCGTGAAAAGGGAGATGATTCGTATCAGAAAGCCTTTGATGAGATTCGCTCTATTGTATCTCACCGACGCGATGCGCTATATCATCAGCAGGCTATCAATGAAGCATTGGTCACCGCCCTTGATTTTATGCGTATCCCTTCCACGACAGAATTGGTTACCGCTCTGAAATCGAAAGATAAAGAACAGATAAAAGAAGCAAAACTAAAACTGAAGAAAGAAGGTGATAAGTATTTTGCTTCTGTCCCTTTCCCCGACGTGGAACGGATGGTAGCGAAAGAAATGCTGAAGACTTATGCCAACTACATTCCTGCAGAACAACGAATCAACATCTTCGAAATCATCAATTCTCGTTTCAAGGGAAGTATTGACGCCTTCGTTGATGCCTGTTTCGAACAGTCCATTTTCGGCAATCCTAAAAACTTTGAGAAGTTTATCAAGAAACCAAGTTTGTATAAAATAGGATATGACTGGATGGTATTATTCAAATATTCTGTTACCGACGGAATTCTGAAAACAGCCATTGCCATGAAAGAAGCCAATCAGAACTATGACGCAGCTCATAAAGTATGGGTGAAAGGCATGATGGACATGAGACAGGAAAAAGGAACGCCGATTTATCCGGATGCGAACTCTACTTTACGATTGACATACGGCCAGGTGCTTTCTTATGAACCGGCTGACGGTGTGGTATATGATGCTCATACCACCCTCAAAGGTGTGATGGAAAAAGAAGATCAGGGAAACTGGGAATTCGTAGTGCCTCAAAAGCTAAAAGAGTTATATAAATCCCAGGATTATGGACGTTATGGCAAAAACGGTGAAATGCCTGTCTGCTTTATCGTAAACACCGATAATACAGGAGGAAACTCCGGCAGCCCAGTATTTAACAGCAAAGGTCAGCTGGTTGGAACTGCTTTCGACCGCAACTTTGAAGGCTTAACAGGAGACATTGCTTTCCGTCCTTCATCGCAGCGAGCCGCTTGTGTTGACATCCGCTATACCTTGTTTATCATCGATAAATACGCAGGAGCCTCTCATATCATCGACGAACTTAGCATTGAGTAA
- a CDS encoding S46 family peptidase, whose translation MNRLRLYLLALAALFVCSVKADEGMWLLQLMQQQHSIDMMKKQGLKLEAQDLYNPNGISLKDAVGIFGGGCTGEIISPEGLILTNHHCGYASIQQHSSVEHDYLTDGFWATSKDKELPTPGLQFTFIERIEDITDIVNAKIAAKEITESESFSNIFLQKLAHDLYFKSDLADKKGIVPQALPFYAGNKFYLFYKKIYPDVRMVAAPPSSIGKFGGETDNWMWPRHTGDFSMFRIYADANGEPAEYSESNVPLKTKKHLSISIKGLKEGDYAMIMGFPGSTSRYLTVSEVKECMESENDPRIRIRGARLAVLKEVMNASDKIRIQYANKYAGSSNYWKNSIGMNKAIIDNDVLGTKAAQEAKFAEFAKAQNNAEYAAVVKNIDDLVAKTTPLNYQYTCLRETFFGAIEFGNVMLTKTREALLEKNDSVIEARMKALESTYESIHNKDYDHEVDRKVAKALFPLYAEMIPANQRPSIYKVIEQKYKGDYNKFVDDMYDNSIFANRANFEKFTKKPSVKAIDNDLALQYCQSKYDLMDTLASQLKDMDRELALLHKTYIRGLGEMKLPVPSYPDANFTIRLTYGNVKPYDPKDGVHYNYYTTTKGILEKENPEDREFVVPAKLKELIEKKDYGRYALPNGDMPVCFLSTNDITGGNSGSPVLNENGELIGCAFDGNWESLSGDINFDNNLQRCINLDIRYVLFILEKLGNCGHLINEMTIVE comes from the coding sequence ATGAACAGACTAAGACTTTATCTATTAGCGCTGGCTGCGCTTTTTGTATGTTCCGTTAAAGCGGATGAGGGTATGTGGCTATTGCAACTGATGCAACAGCAACACTCCATAGACATGATGAAAAAACAAGGATTAAAACTGGAAGCACAGGACCTATATAATCCGAATGGAATTTCTCTTAAAGATGCCGTAGGTATATTCGGAGGCGGATGTACCGGAGAAATTATCTCACCCGAAGGTTTGATTCTGACCAATCACCATTGTGGCTACGCCTCCATCCAGCAACATAGTAGTGTTGAGCACGATTATCTGACTGATGGTTTCTGGGCTACTTCCAAAGACAAAGAACTCCCTACTCCGGGATTGCAATTCACATTTATCGAACGTATCGAAGATATTACGGATATTGTCAATGCCAAGATCGCGGCGAAAGAAATCACCGAATCCGAATCATTCAGCAATATATTCCTTCAAAAGCTGGCTCATGATCTTTATTTTAAAAGTGACCTGGCAGACAAAAAGGGAATTGTTCCGCAAGCTCTTCCGTTCTATGCCGGAAATAAATTCTATCTTTTCTATAAGAAAATATATCCGGATGTACGTATGGTAGCCGCTCCACCCTCTTCTATCGGTAAGTTTGGTGGTGAAACAGACAACTGGATGTGGCCGCGTCATACCGGTGACTTTTCCATGTTCCGTATTTATGCAGATGCAAATGGTGAACCTGCAGAATACAGCGAGAGTAACGTCCCACTGAAAACCAAGAAACATTTGTCTATCTCTATCAAAGGATTGAAAGAAGGAGATTATGCAATGATTATGGGATTCCCCGGAAGTACGAGCCGCTACCTGACCGTATCAGAAGTAAAAGAATGTATGGAATCGGAAAACGATCCACGTATCCGTATTCGTGGTGCACGTTTGGCTGTCCTGAAAGAGGTAATGAATGCCAGTGACAAAATCCGTATTCAATATGCTAACAAGTATGCGGGTTCCAGCAACTATTGGAAAAACTCCATCGGCATGAATAAGGCCATCATCGATAATGATGTATTGGGAACAAAAGCTGCACAAGAAGCCAAATTCGCAGAGTTTGCAAAAGCACAAAACAATGCTGAATATGCAGCGGTAGTGAAGAACATTGATGACCTGGTAGCTAAGACAACTCCTCTCAACTATCAGTACACCTGTTTGAGAGAGACTTTCTTCGGAGCTATCGAATTTGGCAATGTGATGTTGACTAAAACACGCGAAGCATTGCTTGAGAAAAACGATTCTGTAATCGAAGCACGCATGAAAGCCTTGGAAAGCACTTACGAAAGCATCCATAACAAAGATTACGATCATGAAGTAGACCGCAAGGTAGCGAAAGCCTTGTTCCCCTTATATGCTGAAATGATTCCGGCAAACCAACGTCCTTCTATTTATAAGGTTATTGAGCAGAAATATAAAGGCGATTATAACAAATTCGTTGATGATATGTATGACAACTCTATTTTTGCCAACCGGGCAAACTTCGAGAAGTTTACAAAGAAGCCTTCAGTGAAAGCGATTGACAATGATCTGGCACTGCAATACTGCCAGTCTAAATACGACTTAATGGATACACTGGCTTCCCAACTCAAGGATATGGATCGGGAACTAGCTTTGCTGCACAAAACTTATATCCGTGGTCTAGGTGAAATGAAGTTGCCTGTACCTTCTTATCCGGATGCAAACTTCACCATTCGTCTGACCTATGGTAACGTGAAACCTTATGATCCGAAAGACGGCGTACACTACAACTACTATACGACCACTAAAGGTATTCTTGAAAAAGAAAATCCGGAAGACCGTGAATTCGTTGTACCTGCCAAACTGAAAGAACTGATTGAAAAGAAAGATTATGGCCGTTATGCTTTGCCAAATGGTGATATGCCTGTCTGCTTCCTGTCGACCAACGACATCACCGGTGGTAACTCCGGCAGCCCGGTATTGAATGAAAACGGAGAACTGATCGGTTGTGCTTTTGATGGCAACTGGGAATCATTAAGCGGTGACATCAATTTCGACAACAACCTACAACGTTGTATTAACCTGGATATCCGTTATGTCCTGTTCATTCTGGAAAAGTTAGGAAACTGCGGACACCTAATCAATGAAATGACAATCGTAGAATAA
- a CDS encoding anaerobic sulfatase-maturation protein — translation MKTSTFAPFAKPLYVMVKPVGAVCNLACDYCYYLEKANLYKDNLKHVMSDELLEKFIDEYINSQTMPQVLFTWHGGETLMRPLSFYKKAMELQKKYARGRTIDNCIQTNGTMLTDEWCEFFRENNWLVGVSIDGPQEFHDEYRKNKMGKPSFVKVMQGINLLKKHGVEWNAMAVINDFNADYPLDFYRFFKEIGCQYIQFAPIVERILSHEDGRHLASLAENKAGTLADFSITPEQWGNFLCALFDEWVKEDVGKYYVQIFDSTLANWMGEQPGICTMAKTCGHAGVMEFNGDVYSCDHFVFPEYKLGNIYSKTLVEMMHSERQHNFGNMKYQSLPTQCKECEFLFACNGECPKNRFSQTAEGEPGLNYLCKGYYQFFKHVAPYMDFMKNELMNQRPPANIMEALKNGDLKIEY, via the coding sequence ATGAAAACATCAACATTTGCCCCTTTTGCCAAACCGCTTTATGTAATGGTAAAGCCTGTAGGTGCCGTATGTAATCTAGCATGCGATTATTGCTACTATTTGGAAAAGGCCAACCTATACAAAGACAATCTGAAACACGTAATGAGCGATGAACTTCTGGAAAAGTTTATCGACGAGTACATTAACTCACAAACCATGCCGCAGGTGCTTTTCACCTGGCACGGAGGAGAAACGCTGATGCGACCGCTCTCCTTCTATAAAAAGGCGATGGAACTACAAAAAAAGTATGCCCGCGGACGAACGATCGACAACTGCATCCAAACCAACGGAACCATGCTCACCGACGAATGGTGCGAGTTCTTCCGTGAAAATAATTGGCTGGTAGGAGTCTCTATCGATGGTCCCCAGGAGTTTCATGACGAGTATCGCAAAAATAAAATGGGAAAACCCTCTTTTGTGAAAGTGATGCAAGGCATCAATCTTTTGAAAAAACATGGGGTGGAATGGAATGCGATGGCAGTTATTAATGACTTCAATGCCGACTATCCACTAGACTTTTATCGTTTCTTCAAAGAAATCGGTTGTCAGTATATCCAGTTCGCTCCTATCGTTGAACGTATTCTCTCACATGAGGACGGTCGTCACCTCGCTTCTCTTGCAGAAAATAAAGCCGGAACTCTTGCCGATTTTTCGATCACTCCGGAGCAATGGGGCAACTTCCTTTGTGCTCTTTTCGACGAATGGGTGAAAGAAGATGTAGGCAAGTACTATGTACAAATATTCGATTCGACTCTGGCGAACTGGATGGGCGAACAGCCTGGTATATGCACAATGGCAAAGACCTGCGGTCATGCCGGTGTGATGGAATTCAACGGAGATGTTTATTCGTGCGACCATTTTGTATTTCCCGAATATAAATTAGGTAACATTTATAGTAAAACTCTGGTGGAAATGATGCATAGCGAGCGTCAGCACAATTTCGGGAACATGAAATATCAGTCTCTCCCTACTCAATGCAAGGAATGTGAGTTCCTGTTTGCCTGCAACGGAGAATGCCCGAAAAATCGTTTCAGCCAAACGGCAGAAGGCGAACCGGGATTGAATTACTTATGCAAAGGCTATTACCAGTTCTTTAAGCATGTAGCTCCTTATATGGACTTTATGAAAAACGAACTGATGAATCAACGTCCGCCTGCTAATATCATGGAAGCACTGAAGAACGGAGATTTGAAAATTGAATACTAA
- a CDS encoding DUF4369 domain-containing protein — MNVNKILPFLLLLPFLASCTSKYKIEGTSSVNSLDGKMLYLKSLRDGEWVKLDSAEVVHGLFSMKGKIDSVQMVTLYMDEESIMPIVLESGKITVTISNTDLKAVGTSLNNALYEFISKRNQLEESISELEQKETRMVLDGGDLDEIHSQLVVEGDSLMQAMNQYVKTFISDNYENVLGPSVFMMLCSSLPYPIMTPQIDDIIKDAPYSFKDNKLVREFLSKARENMKLIEEHQRLEQNASTNK, encoded by the coding sequence ATGAACGTGAATAAAATTTTGCCTTTTTTGCTTTTGCTTCCGTTTCTGGCTTCCTGTACCAGTAAGTACAAGATTGAAGGAACATCTTCAGTGAATAGTCTGGATGGAAAGATGCTGTATCTTAAATCTCTGCGTGATGGCGAGTGGGTGAAGCTGGATTCTGCTGAAGTGGTGCATGGTCTGTTTTCAATGAAAGGGAAAATAGATTCCGTACAGATGGTGACGCTTTATATGGATGAAGAAAGCATTATGCCGATCGTTCTAGAAAGTGGAAAAATAACAGTTACTATCAGCAATACGGACTTGAAGGCAGTGGGAACTTCTTTAAATAATGCGTTGTACGAGTTTATCAGCAAAAGAAACCAATTAGAAGAAAGTATCAGCGAACTGGAGCAGAAAGAAACCCGTATGGTATTGGATGGAGGGGATTTGGATGAAATTCACAGTCAGCTGGTGGTGGAAGGTGATTCACTGATGCAAGCGATGAATCAGTATGTGAAAACGTTCATTTCCGACAATTACGAAAATGTATTGGGACCCAGTGTATTTATGATGCTTTGCAGCTCTTTGCCCTATCCTATTATGACTCCGCAGATAGATGATATTATAAAGGATGCTCCTTACTCTTTTAAAGATAATAAGCTGGTAAGAGAATTCCTGTCTAAAGCAAGAGAAAACATGAAGTTGATAGAAGAACATCAACGATTGGAACAAAATGCTTCAACAAATAAGTAA
- a CDS encoding lysophospholipid acyltransferase family protein: protein MKILYYIYQICIALPILLVLTILTAIVTIVGSLLGGAHIWGYYPGKIWSQLICLFLLIPVKIEGREKLHDKTSYIFVPNHQGSFDIFLIYGFIGRNFKWMMKKSLRKLPFVGKACESAGHIFVDRSGPKKVLETIRQAKDSLKDGVSLVVFPEGARTFTGHMGYFKKGAFQLADDLQLAVVPVTIDGSFEILPRTGKWIHRHRMILTIHEPIPPKGKGMENIKATMAEAYAAVESALPEQYKGMVKNEDQDR from the coding sequence ATGAAGATACTGTATTATATTTATCAGATTTGCATCGCTTTGCCTATTTTATTAGTGTTGACCATCCTCACGGCAATCGTCACTATTGTAGGTTCTCTCTTGGGAGGAGCCCACATCTGGGGATATTATCCGGGGAAGATTTGGTCACAATTAATTTGTCTGTTTCTATTGATTCCCGTGAAGATTGAGGGACGTGAAAAGTTGCATGACAAGACTTCCTATATTTTCGTACCTAACCATCAGGGTTCATTTGATATTTTCCTTATTTACGGCTTCATCGGAAGAAACTTTAAGTGGATGATGAAAAAAAGCCTGCGCAAACTGCCGTTTGTAGGAAAAGCCTGTGAAAGTGCAGGACATATCTTTGTAGACAGATCTGGTCCTAAAAAAGTATTGGAAACAATCCGGCAGGCAAAAGACTCATTGAAAGACGGGGTTTCTCTCGTAGTCTTTCCTGAAGGAGCGCGTACATTTACAGGACACATGGGATACTTTAAGAAAGGCGCTTTCCAGTTGGCTGATGATTTACAGTTGGCGGTTGTACCCGTCACCATTGACGGCTCATTCGAGATTCTGCCACGCACAGGCAAATGGATACACCGTCATCGCATGATTCTGACTATTCACGAGCCTATTCCTCCCAAAGGGAAAGGAATGGAAAATATCAAGGCAACCATGGCAGAGGCCTACGCTGCGGTTGAAAGCGCCCTGCCGGAACAATACAAGGGAATGGTGAAAAACGAAGATCAAGACCGATAG
- a CDS encoding exonuclease SbcCD subunit D: MIRILHTADWHLGQTFFGYDRTEEHGVFLNWLAEEIRQKEIDALIIAGDVFDVSNPSAASQSMYYQFIYRVTAENPYLQIVIVAGNHDSAARLEAPLPLLQAMRTEVRGVVRKLEGGEIDYDHLTVELKNRKGEVELLCMAVPFLRQGDYPAVQTEGNPYAEGVRELYAQLLQRLWKRRTENQAILAIGHLQATGSEIAEKDYSERTVIGGLECVSPETFSEQIAYTALGHIHKAQRVSGRENVRYAGSPIPMSFAEKHYHHGVVMVTFDGGCAVDIERLECPKLIPLLSVPNGEPVSPEAVLEALKELPETEAVAPYLEVKVLLEEPEPMLRQEIEDALADKNYRLARIVSTYRTETGNTTKENENWKRGLQEMSPLQIAQSAFEKIYQVEMPVELTGLFEEAYLAATRKEEEEEE, encoded by the coding sequence ATGATACGTATATTACATACTGCCGACTGGCATCTGGGACAAACCTTTTTTGGTTATGATCGCACGGAAGAACATGGAGTATTCCTGAATTGGCTGGCAGAAGAAATTCGTCAGAAAGAGATTGATGCATTGATTATAGCCGGAGATGTTTTTGATGTTTCCAACCCTTCCGCAGCATCCCAAAGCATGTATTATCAGTTTATTTATCGGGTGACAGCAGAGAATCCGTATTTGCAGATTGTCATTGTTGCCGGCAATCATGATTCGGCAGCACGCCTGGAGGCTCCTTTGCCTCTGTTGCAAGCTATGCGGACGGAAGTCAGAGGGGTAGTTCGCAAGCTCGAAGGCGGAGAAATCGATTATGACCATTTGACTGTGGAACTGAAGAACCGGAAAGGGGAAGTGGAATTGCTTTGCATGGCAGTTCCTTTTCTGCGTCAGGGAGATTATCCGGCCGTGCAAACGGAAGGCAATCCGTATGCGGAGGGAGTTCGCGAACTTTATGCACAACTTTTGCAAAGGCTATGGAAGCGAAGGACGGAGAATCAGGCGATTCTTGCCATCGGTCATTTGCAGGCTACAGGATCGGAAATTGCAGAGAAGGATTATAGCGAGCGTACCGTGATTGGTGGGCTGGAGTGCGTATCTCCGGAAACTTTTTCCGAACAGATAGCTTATACGGCATTGGGACATATACATAAAGCGCAGCGAGTGTCCGGAAGAGAGAATGTGCGGTATGCCGGAAGTCCCATTCCGATGTCTTTTGCCGAGAAACATTATCATCATGGAGTCGTGATGGTGACTTTCGACGGAGGTTGTGCGGTGGACATTGAACGGTTGGAATGCCCGAAATTAATACCTTTGTTGAGTGTCCCGAACGGAGAACCTGTTTCACCGGAAGCCGTCTTGGAAGCCTTGAAGGAACTACCCGAGACAGAAGCCGTAGCCCCATATCTGGAAGTAAAGGTATTGTTGGAGGAACCGGAACCCATGCTTCGGCAGGAGATTGAAGATGCACTGGCAGATAAAAACTATCGGTTGGCGCGTATTGTTTCTACCTATCGCACTGAAACTGGAAATACGACGAAAGAAAATGAAAACTGGAAGAGGGGGTTGCAGGAAATGTCTCCCTTGCAGATTGCACAGTCTGCCTTTGAGAAGATTTATCAGGTGGAAATGCCTGTAGAACTGACAGGTTTGTTTGAAGAGGCCTATTTGGCTGCTACCCGTAAAGAAGAGGAGGAAGAAGAATGA